In the Sander lucioperca isolate FBNREF2018 chromosome 24, SLUC_FBN_1.2, whole genome shotgun sequence genome, atgaagCCAAATGCTTAAATGATACTTATCACACAATCCATGTCACTCAGCCAAATTACAGCCTTCTACCATGTCACGAGCAACAACCAATcctaaacatttttttcccgGCACAGTGCCCTCCAGTTTGTCCAAAAGCACTTCTCCGTTTTAAATGATATCTCATTATGGGCCGATAATTGGCGTGATTCAGTTAATTGCGACAAGCTCAAGGTGTTAAGCAATTATATGGATTCCCACAGGCGTATAAAGGTGTCTGCTTCCCTCTGTGGAGAAAACGCCACTGATGAGGCAGCCTCCAATTATAGAAACCAGACACCCACCAAGAGGAACGAGCTCTGTGTCCCCTGACTCCCACTGATGGCTCCCATCCTTTGTTGGCGCACAGGAACAAGCTTTTTCGGTGTCAACTTTGTTATCCAACCACTTCTTCGTTTCTTAAACGGTTCCgctggcagtttttttttttttaaatcggtcACACTAATAACAACCACCAAACCGCTAGTGCCTAGCACTGTCAGTGAAGTTTCTTCTTTCACATGAGCAGTCTgacttttcctttctttctttctttttcttcccaaATTGAGCTGAATGACAACCTGATTAATTAGCATATCAATAATCACAATGGGCGTTTCATTAACTGTTTATCAATAATTTGGGGAGTTAACGGGGTGGAACATTTTCAAGTttcttattatttatataaatgCAATGATGTccagaaaatgacatataatCTTGGGGATTGTTTTATAAATCAGGACATATTGGAGTGAATTTGTGCGCAGGCAACATTAAGGGTGGTCTCCGTTTGATAAATGAGACCTGTGATGCACTGCCTTCATTTCAAAGGTAACCTCATTGGTCATTGAAacatgtgtgtctctcttgGTTAGATTCCAGCCAAGACTACACTGATTCAACTGGCATAGATCTCCATGAGTTCCTGGTCAACACGTTGAAGGGCAACCCCAGGTACGCTCAACATACACACTGCTGCAGTCAAACACCAGCCTAAAGGCCTGCTCACCACATTTCAATGGAATCGCTTGATTAGTGGATTCACTCGCAGAAAAGAAATTGCTCAGCCTTGGTGAGCTTGACACAGGAATTCCCGCCATTGTGCTATAGCAAGCCGTCTTTTCACTGCTGACATTTGAAATTTACGGAGAGCCAGAGTGTCCAAAATGGAGACAGCTATCGTAGCTTATGAACTTTGTTGTACGTTATTTCCGGCTTCCTGGACAGGTAATAGAGTTCCCTGCTGGCTAGCCTGTTAGCGGTTAGCTTGCATACTACAGTATTCGCCAAGTAGCCCTATGTCACTGCGcctttttaaccaaatattttgcattttacTGTGCTACTTTATGGTGTGACCAGGCCTTTAGAGACTGTGTTACTACTATTTGAATATTGGTGATATTTCTTATGACCTGAGAAGTGAAAAGAATATTGATTATGAACCCAATTTTGCATTCAGGATGTCTAAAAAAACAATCTTAATATGTATCATTTATTTAGGGATCGAATCATGCTACTGAAGTTGGAACAGGACATCTTGGACTTCATCAGCAATAATGAGTAAGACATATTCGTTGCCATTTAGCAGGTTCTCAACCAGACTGAATTAGTGAATCCAGCTGCAGTAGCAAACTTTTCCTTCAAGCTCAAATATTCTTCCAAAGAGCTCTATAGAATACGAGCGCAGAATGCTCTTTTAGATGGGCTGTGCTTGATGTTACACAATTAAGACGAACAGCTGTCGTCATTTCAGCTGATCTATAGAGTATAGCCCTGTTTGGATGTATCGCATCAATTTTAAAGCGGAGTCTATGATCAGACTTTTGGCTCTGCTCATCAAATTCTCCGTTTAGTGTCTTTggaagcagtggtggaatgtacctaagtacatttactcaagtactgtacttaagtacaaatttgaggtacttgtacttttacttgagtcttttttttcatgccaccatctacttctactccactatatttcagagagaaatattgtactttttactccactacattcacctgacagctttagttactagttactttacaaattagtAATTAagtacacaaaacacatgtagttttttaaaatacgatgttttattatacattaaactacccaacagtatttAGACCAGCTGAAATGATGAGACGATTAAACACTTAGGTGATTGAcggaactgtttggatcgtttccagtttctaaaatatgaggatttttctgcattgagtacttttacttgtaatactttaaGTAGATGTTCCTGAtggtacttacatacttttacttaagtaatattttcaatgcaggacttttacttgtaacagagtattttttacagtgtgatattagtactttttacttaagtaaaggatctgaacacTGCGTCCAACCCTGTTTGGAAGTATGAAATGTTAAGTTTGGATCACCATTACCAATTTAGTCATGTTGATCTCAAATAACAGAGGGCTTTAAGTTCTCCTCTAGTGAACTCTGACGTGCTTTGAAACATTTCTTAAAACAAACCCAAGAGCAGATATATCCTTATAAGGTAAAACAACAATGGACTCCTACCAGATAAAACAGGCGAGCTTTTCTTGCTTAACTCCTCATTTCAGACTGGGATTGCGACTGATGTTTTTTCTCCGAGCATATCAATTTCACTTAAACTTTTCAACCATGTGTGTGTCCCTCCTAGAAGCCAAAAGAGAAAGTTCCCACCCATGACGTCCTACCACAGGATGCTGCTACATCGGGTAGCAGCCTACTTTGGCATGGACCACAATGTGGACCCCAGTGGAAAGTCCGTGGTGATTAACAAAACCACCAACACTAGAATGTGAGCCTCTCTTTGGTCTTTTGGTGATCTTCTTCCAAGTTTACTGACCGTATTAGAGTAAAATCATTATATGAATTATATTATTATCAGACCTCTCATTATACTACACTATCGCTTAACTAATTGGTGGTGAACTTTTAGCTGTTGCAATCCGTTGACAGATCAGTTACGTTCCTGCCCTGCTTGTTGGTTAACATATGTTGCTGTCTGCATCTGCCTGAAATTAAGCTGGCACTAAAACTCTTGTGAAATCCCCCACCGACAGACCCGATCAGAAATTCTCAGAGCACATCAAGGATGACAGGGCAGACGATTTTCAGAAACGCTACATTCTAAAACGAGACAACTCCAGCTTTGATCGTGAAGACAGCACGGTAGGTGtttgtgtgcgcatgtgtgtttttcaccaagctgtcaCTTTCATTTCTGACATGTTGGTAAGAGTGGGACAATCTGGCGTCCCTGACATAGCTgctaaaggtgtgtgtgtgtgtgtgtctgtgtgtgtgtgtgtgtgtgtgtgtgtgtgtgtgtgtgtgtgtgtctgtgtgtgtgtgtgtgtgtgtgtgtgtgtcagattcgAATGCGTTTGAAGGCTGACAAGAGGAGCAAATCgatggaggagagggaggaggagtaCCAGCGAGCCAGAGAAAGGATATTTGCACATGATGTGAGAGCCGTTTGTGTAGGCGGGGTTGGGGAGCGGGGGGGGGGCATGTTGCACAAATCTTTGTGTCGTTTCTATTCATGTGCAAATTCAGTAGATTTCTTGCTACCAATTACCACTGCTGGATTTATGAATTTCTAGACTAGGTTCCCTCTGATGTGAagccaaataaataaagtcCAATTTATAACTAGACCTGTAAGCGGGTACACCGGGGTCCAAGCACCTGTCAATGCAAcagcatttttatttctttttatatatatatatatatatatatatatatatatatatatatatgtgtgtgttgataAATTGATCAATGCTGTAGTAATATTCATGAGGATTTTTAATGCACAGAGCCATGAAACGTGGTTTCCAGCAAATGCAAAGAGAGAAGCGTTCAAGATAACAATAAGAACAAACTGTCCTGTGAATTATCAGCACCACTGGAATTGACTGTAACTTTCATTTCCACCCACAGGGAGATCACTTCATACTAGATAGAAGGTAAGTCGTACTATGCCATTAATAACCACTGACTTTGCTTCACCTCTCATTGAGCAATAAGTTTGGTTCAAAAAGAGCTAACATGGATGATGAATTGTCAGTTAATTGGCCAGAGTAGAACCGATAGATCCTTTTTAAAGTGTAACTAAAGCTCTACTTTAAATGATGTTCTATCACTTTTATAGTGTTCCTGTCAGAGCAGCAATTAGCGTCAGCTCTGTCATGTTTTTAAAATGGTGGATATCTCATTTTGTCAGCGCCTGTTCTGTAATACCTCTCTTCTCCCTTCAGTGCTCAGGATGAAGGCGCATGCATGAGCACCCAACAGAGGCGGCAAATGTTCAGGTAGGTCCGCCCCCGCCGCACATCATTCAGCTCTTTCAGAGGCTGAACCGCAGGCAGAGAAAACCCTTTGAATCGCCCGTCTGCCTTAATCGGCGTGCTGATCTGAGGATTTGTTTTTGCTGCTCAGGAAAGCTTCTGTTAAATAGGATTTGCTGCCCATGTGGGACGGCCTGTTTCAACCAAAGCTTGGCAATTATACCATGTTTGTTGGGAGAATATGCGGTCTTGTTATAGCTACATCTACATTGCTGAATATGGTCCAACAGGAAGACCACAggccatattttttttaaacagtgttaTGCAAggtgtctggttttgttttgtgttttttccccccccacTTTTTCATGTGTAATTTTGTGGCAAAAGATTAACTTATTAGTTACTTACAAATTTTAAGATTAGAGCTGAGCAATTAGACAATATATAAgcaactgttttgataattgattaaattGAAAGTCATATTTAAAAccaaaaatgccaaaagaaGTCTGTGGTTCCGGCGTCTGAAATGCAAATGctgttaaatgttttatgatcTAAGGCTAAATGTCTTCGGTCACAAAAAAAGCAATTTAAACATGTCAACTTAGTGAATTTGTGATGGACATTCTTTTactattttttgacaatttatgGCTCAAACGATTCATCAAGATGTGTGTGCAGGTACTGTGATATGATCAGTGATGTAGCTCTTTCTGATTTAGGACACGTTGCAGAAGTTGGGTCTACACTATTTAGCATTTTTGAGCGTGTTACATTATAGATAGAAACAGAATTATAAAATAAGATTAAAATTAGCATTAAATATTTTCAAATCAaatgctctctctttttccaggCTACGGGCCGGCCGGTCAGGCGCCAGCCGGCAGAGCAGCTCCGAGACGGAAACGCTGCCGCGGCACGGCGAGCCTCGGCCGTGGAGCAGCACCGACAGCTCGGACAGCTCCAACCGGCTCGCCCCGCGGCCCCCCATCACAAAGGCCAGCAGCTTCAGCGGCATTTCCCCCGGCCTGGTCCGAGGGGACAGCACAGCCAGCAGCAAGAGCACCGGCAGGCTCTCCAAAACAGGcaagagggatggagggagctGGAGTAGAGCTGTACTACAATGTTTAGAGACTGATTTACCTCATAATGTCCTCactttgttttaaatgaaaccGTGAAAAAATACCTTAGTGAGGCCGCcgtaaatacaaaaaaactgcaTCTACTTGCACTTTCAACATGTAGCAGTCAATATTCTGCCATATATAGTTTTTTATTGTTCTGTTTTTCCGAGGAGAAACCACCTCTatgtttttttcagattcaGCTGTTTTCGTGATTGGTTGTTTTAAAACAAGGCAGATTACATTGTACAGCTATTTTCTGATTGTAGATGGAAGGATTTCTCTCACGTGAATGTAATTcagtcattcattcagtctctcAGAGATGGGAGAGGAAACTGTGTCCCAGCATGACGAAGTATCCTAATTGGATAAATGAGGAGCAAAAATAGGCATTTTGCATATTGAGCTCCAAGCAAACTCCTCTGGCATTCAGGGCTTCTGAGTTGTCTTCAGAGCAAATGTTTGTTGCCATTGTTAGTAAAGTCTGTGGGCCGCCTTGTAGCTGGGCAGCTGTCAAAATTAATGACCGTACAGCAGCACGGTGATGGAAGAGGCCCTTTAAAAAGTGTTGTAGCAGCAATAGTGTAAAACCTAGCGGTGAGGAGTTACTGCAGAATGTACAAAGTATAACTGAGATGCAGTTAGGGCTGCAGGTACTTACTCCACAATATGATACATTTGTAACTAGATTGGCTGAGATTAGAGGAAAGTGCTCTTTACTGTGGATTTGTCTTCTTTATCTCAGTGAATGCAGGGTAGAAGTCCTTGGTTGGCCTCTGCTCTCCATTTTGTTTACCGCCACCGTTTCTGTCTGGCGTTTTTCTCTTCTTGCCAATCACctggttatttatttttttacacagaggtgtaacagcagcagcagcagcaggcttcTTGCCTGAGCagttttttaagttgtttacgaGGTGGCTGGCTGCCCTCACTTTGTGTTTTGGGAGTATAAGTTGAGGAGACATTTTTCCTGTGCTGCCGTGTTCGGCTGCATTTGCCCTTCGCCTAAGCCCTTAAATAACATCTCTTGGAACAGGCTGCACGCCATCTCTCCCTGTAAATAGGAGCTTATTTATGATGAAAGTAAAATTGCTCTCAATCAACTGAAATGAaacatttattgtttttgcCTGTATGATTTAATTTTGACATAATCTTTCAGTTTTTTGGTCAAAGTCATGACATTTGTCATTAATTTTCCCTCATTTTAAATCCAGTGGTGGGAACTGAATTTACTCAAATACTTGGGTAAAGTTTTAAGGCACTTGATCATTTCCATTTCCTGCAATTGTAAATTTCTAAACTCTTCTAAACACTAGATTGCGATGCCAATCCCTCCTCCCAAGAAACATCTTTGTACAATCGCCATTTTACACGCCATTCGGTAATTATACAGGGAGAAATCCATAACAGACTGTGCACAGATACCAATTTCTCCATCAACAGTTGCTTGTGCAGCCACCAGAGAGGTTGCATTATTAGCAAGACTGCTTCATTATCACCACCAACTCTATTCACCCACTTGAATAACTAGCAAGCTGAAAGCAACACGTTAATGCTCCTCCTCTCAAAAGCTATCTTGAAGTCATTCTGGGAGACGTAGGAAGAATATTATAATCTCATTGTTTTGCCTTTCCTCAGGTTCAGAATCGTGCAGCAGCGTCGGCTCCTCGTCCAGCTCTCTGTCCCGTCCCCAACTGCCTCTTCCAGTTTCAGCCCCGTCCTGGTCCAACATCCCCGGCGCACCCTTAATCCACATAGCCGCTGACACTAGAGGCTCTGGACACCCTGAGATGATCAAGAGCGTCCCGTCACAGCCACCATCAGCTACAGACGCAACAAACTTTTACGTGTTGCCGCTGGAAGCCTCAGGGATACCACCCGGCAGCGTTCTGGTCAACCCACACACAGGTGGGTGATGGGACACCTCCATGCGAAGATGAAAAGTTTCAATGTAAAAGTCCATCTCATTAAAATCAAAAATCACACAAAGGCACAGGATTTTGTTCTTGAGGCGGTGACCCAATCTCAGCCTGCTGCATTAAATCAAagcaaaaaaatacattttcatgtcTTGTAATTTTGGTTTACTAATGAATTATCCATGACTCGGGGACAGAATTATAGGTTGGCATGGGGCTGCACTCGGTTTGTCTGTCAAATTAGTAGTCAGACCAGAGCACGCTGATCAAAATGCACTGAACAGATGGGAGAAATGTGTAAATATTCATCATGGGCCAGTTGTACACTTTTGAGCTGCAAACTGAACTTCAAATGCTGCCAAGGTTGTTAATTCCTGTTGCCTCTCTCTCATGGACCATGTTTGGGTGTGTCCCTCCCTGTCACCACGAGCATAATTCAAGTGTTTCCTTTTTGTATGATGATTaagtattagtgtgtgtgtgtgtgtgtgtgtgtgtgtgcagttcaCATCACTGTGGTTTTTGGTCTCTTATGAATTAAATTTGACAGGCAAGCCTTTCATCCACCCCGATGGCAGCGCCGTAGTTTATAACCCGGCCTCTGTCGCCCCCGCTGCTGGCAGGAACCCACAGCAGGGGAAAACCCCACAGCAGCCAATCCCTGTCCCGACACAGCAGCAGCCAACCAATCACCTCCACCCTCAGGTCAGTGGGGGCGGGGCTACATTTTTCAGCAGGACTCATTCAAATTTGAAATCCTGTAAAGACTCCAGTGTTGTTTTTTCTAACTCTCTCTAACCTCACTAACTTATTGTGCTGAAATGGGAGCTGATAGTAGGATGGTAGGAGCTTCTCTAAGCTATTTAATTGACCCATCGACAACCCCTCCAGCAGCACCAGCCAGTGTTACCTGAGATAGTGTTACATTCGCCAAACCCATCAGTCAGTCCTCATCCTAAAGGCCTTTTTCTCTTGTTACATTAAAAGTGAAAACCTAAACAGGTAAAATTCAGTAAAATGGTCAATTGAAGCTCCCACCATTTTACTGGCGTCCTTCCTCCAGTCTCATCTCCTGTCCCTCTGtccatttcttcttcttcttacctCCTCAGCCGATCTGTCCTCCTCTCCAGCTGTCCTCTGAGCCTGTTCACAACCCAACGGTCTCgtatcctcttcctccttctcagTTCCTGCCCATCTGTCATAACCAACAGTACACTGTGGTACAGAActcctttttttccattttattaTTCTTACCCCTTCCCCGCTCTCCTTCTCCTGTCAGACCTGGCTCATTAACAGTTTATTTCTAGACTTTTCTCTGAGcagttaaatgaataaatgaaactCTGACACAGATGTCCAGGAAGCTTGTGTCGAGCTAAAGAAATACTGTGCTCTATTTTGACTCAGATCTTCATACTGTATCTATTTGCCTTTTTTAATGAGCTCCTTGATTAATTATCTTCTGTGATATATTTAAAATTTAGATCCATTATTGGCCCCATATATTATATTCAATACTACGTAGCAAGCAGAGTTTGCTATCCGCATTCAGTGTTTTTAACAGGTTTGGCTCAACAAGATTACTATCAATGGTGTCTAAAATCAAGCATTATCTCACCTTTTCAAACTTCAAAACACCTTATTATTCCCCCACTTAACTATTCAGTTTGTTTTATTGGGTGGGAAGGTGTATTTAAATCCAGCAGGAGCCGGTACCCACATATATAGATCGTGCATTCACTTAACCTCATTTTTGACCTGGTTTTAGTGAAAGACATGCCTCTGTGACTAATTATGCCTGTGGAAAGTTCCATAAATATTTAATTCATCACCAGATGTTAGCGCTGAATAATCCATGACCAAAAACACTACTTTTCCAACATGTCAGAAATGACCTGAACTGGCGTGCGGTGGTGATGCACATAAATAGTTCACTTTAGACTCTGCTGGTCTCTGCAGACCTGGGTCAGATTTAAACTCTCCGTTTGTTTGAACCTTCATTTAGCAAGTGGCTTTGATTCAGCGCTTAGCTTAGAAATCATCTGACTGTCCAAGGCGGTCGAACTGTACTGATCCAAATTCTGAGCACATTgagtaaaatgtgttttaacacTAAATTCTCTCTCCAGCCTGATGCCCTCAACGCCCAGTTCAGTCACATGACTCTGGCGCAGCAGCCTCCCGGCAACAGTGGGGCTTCAGCTCCGGACGCCCGCCACTATCCGGCTGTATACCACCACCACCCCTCCCAGATGGTACTGCAGGGAGCtccgcagcagcagcaacagattGCTAGCTACATGGTGGCAGGGCCATCAGGGGGACCCCCAGGGGTGCTGCAGGGTCAGCCTGTCCCGACCCCAGGCCCCAACCACACCTATCCCAGTTCCACCTCGGGCCCTGCTGCTTTTTCTGGATCCACGCTGAACCAGCAGCTGCTCCAGCAACACACCTACATCCATCAGCCTGTCCAGCAGGTAGGGACGTCTAAAATCATGCTAACTGTTCCAAAGTGTGGTCATTTGTCAACCGCGGATCACTCCCGCAGTGGAAAACCAGCTTTATGACTAATCCTTCATTTCTCCTCTTGCTGGGAAGTGGATTCAAACGGGATTGCTGATCTGTCACACAGTCCTTGAACTCGTGTTGTGTGTCTCTTCCAGATGTCCGCGTGTTACTGCTCTTCAGCCCACCACCCCCACTGCTccagccagcagcagcactaCCGGCCCCCCGTCAACCCGCTGTCCTATAACTGCCCCCAGAGCCAAAACCTGCCCCAGCAACAAGGTATGCACACGGTCGTTTTAAAGAAGATCCATGTTTTTTAACTGGTAAAAGTTGTTTTTATAACAAACACACCTGCATGCCAAAGAAATAGCAGGTTACCCATCTTTTCTCCAGTTTTCTGTGATAGACCAAAGCTTATTCAACTTCTTCAAACATGGCTTTGAAAAAGTTACACGGTGGATCTAAAGACAAATCAAAGGATGTTTTAATCAACGAGGTCTGCAGTCTCTGATGTAAAGCAATGGATTTTCCTTGATTTTTCAGACTTCATGTTGCCAAGAGCCTTGCTGCTAAACAGATAGTTTGACTTCTCACTTTCAGCTCTTAGATAgtatttatttgttgttgttcttgtatGTTTCTTCACAAGGGAGCTATGCCAGCCGCAGTCTGACTGCTCTACTGAAGGACAAATATTTCTCCCTTTCTTTCCTCAGTTTATTCGTTTTTACGAGTTCAGATGTCTGCCCGGGAGACATCCACTTGATTATTCTggtgattccccccccccccccccccttcaccaCAGGAGTTGAGATTGTTAGCTCCTGCTTAGTCTTTctcacacacgcgcgcacacacacacacacacgctggtgCACACACACGTCTCTGTAAGTGGCTGCGGCACTATTCTGTCATCTGTAGGCTGCAAATGCGGCTTCCCTGCTGGGGACCCGGGGAACAGACAGCGGACAAATGAAGCTGACCTACAAAAGCAAAGGACAGCAATTATTTCTCagggaaacagaaaaaaaatgacttcagtgcctcgtttctcttctgtttttgcgttaattaaaaacaaagagatatatatatatatatatatatatatatatgaccaACTAAAGGTAAAGATAGTGTAGCCGGTTCACACATAACAAAAAAGTAGTCAGTGGGAATTCTCCGATGGCGCAGTCAGGGTCCGCAGAGAAACGTATGTATGTACTTGTGTTTACACTCTTTGCTGCGGCTTCAGTCATGGTCATTAGGATTTGTCTTCCTTCCTCTTTACCGTTTGGTGATGCCAGAGTTGATTTGTCACTGCCGGGAAGAAAATGCCACAAACCCTACTTTCAATGGAAGTTGCATGAAAgaaatgacaattttttcaaggAATGATGGGAAAATCCTGAGATACCTCACATTTTGAATCATACTAGCAAACAATTAAAACTCTACATAAAATATGCACATGCAGCCAGGTTAAAACATTGGACACTGGATATAAAGCCTGCAGTATCTATTATGGGTCAGatgagtagggctgggtactgtATTcagtactttttaggcaccgaccgattgcatctaaagtatcgagtatcgaaaaatgcctcgtcattcaagtTTCAATACCTAAAAAGTAAATCTCATCTGCGTTTGTGAAcaaataagcatgcagcatgcttctaccaagatctaataatgtttgtgattggctgtctaacttTACATGTcgcagaggcaggcaggaaaaactctacgttacgcacagagactgggctcacgtagtaggagctgaaaaataaatcaaaaagatttgtgccgtaatgttgtaatttctttttgttttattaaattggtatccaaaaaagtattgtttaggaaccggtatcgaagtcacggtattgttATCGGTACCGGTAGAAATATTTTtgaatgatacccagccctacaaatGAGGCAGGTAGATAGTCAGCTGCCTGGGCCTTTCAAGACAGGATTCCTTTTCATCTTAATGGTTTTCAGGCTTTGAAGTATGATTTAATACCAAAGAGGAAGCACACTGAGTCTTGAGAGGCGGGATGCGGGGCCGGGACGCTGTCTGAGAGGCCTTTATGAATCTCACAGTGAACCGGTCTCTTTTTCAGCCCCTCGCTCCTCACATGCAGGACATGCAGTAATCTCACCATTGCTAGACGGTCGGCACAAGGCGGAGGAGGATGGAGCGTGTGCATGCAAAGCAAAAACTTCCTCCTAATTGGTCTCAGCCTGTCCTCACTGGATGGCTCAAATCCCTAAGATGCACAGACAGGCATAGGAAGGA is a window encoding:
- the LOC116044564 gene encoding R3H domain-containing protein 1 isoform X8 produces the protein MRMSDTVDTETMKVSEAADTVPSPKDNGTKSEITDQSQSSRDEHGSNNNSDVQDGFLLQPFEKEDQATQDQVEKEDGYDKVDKPEKTPRKMLSRDSSQDYTDSTGIDLHEFLVNTLKGNPRDRIMLLKLEQDILDFISNNESQKRKFPPMTSYHRMLLHRVAAYFGMDHNVDPSGKSVVINKTTNTRIPDQKFSEHIKDDRADDFQKRYILKRDNSSFDREDSTIRMRLKADKRSKSMEEREEEYQRARERIFAHDGDHFILDRSAQDEGACMSTQQRRQMFRLRAGRSGASRQSSSETETLPRHGEPRPWSSTDSSDSSNRLAPRPPITKASSFSGISPGLVRGDSTASSKSTGRLSKTGSESCSSVGSSSSSLSRPQLPLPVSAPSWSNIPGAPLIHIAADTRGSGHPEMIKSVPSQPPSATDATNFYVLPLEASGIPPGSVLVNPHTGKPFIHPDGSAVVYNPASVAPAAGRNPQQGKTPQQPIPVPTQQQPTNHLHPQPICPPLQLSSEPVHNPTVSYPLPPSQFLPICHNQQYTVPDALNAQFSHMTLAQQPPGNSGASAPDARHYPAVYHHHPSQMVLQGAPQQQQQIASYMVAGPSGGPPGVLQGQPVPTPGPNHTYPSSTSGPAAFSGSTLNQQLLQQHTYIHQPVQQMSACYCSSAHHPHCSSQQQHYRPPVNPLSYNCPQSQNLPQQQVHQAMMPNPASSYQTIVGMQPTSTVALTGNQQSNMGNQMQGMMVQYPPMQSYQQVSVPQQTYQQPVFVSCQPGQAAVAVAGMQPCYSLLPPNQHTTMRYHLRLNNTDTLQMFQNSTVSFLPAQMMEQLQFPQTSSPCVSQQHPGQQYAGLLPPAHGSGMVMLQMTAPSCQHPRAPSPCQRKQPGHKHSGPEHQRSRRPAELPPPPDNTQSSLPLSPALTPLPGQPPSVKGLPSGISSIPVMANPHHHHHHHPPLPTAFCHSGQGEAHYSLLGQPLQYKPSIRPPLIHTAHMVAKHQGPLGVWRSGHGRKASRKSLSSDLSVGEAVSSQILDVTDPPEGISCTDSHHLLAELCKGSELIQRLSDHQPRLCNTTRDAPSGHLAPYSIFAMLPSRYAVPSTALHHSSPQATFKLRTSTRHKGELCDSDKAGS
- the LOC116044564 gene encoding R3H domain-containing protein 1 isoform X4 is translated as MRMSDTVDTETMKVSEAADTVPSPKDNGTKSEITDQSQSSRDEHGSNNNSDVQPVKYSKSNTRLKLVRSLAVCEESFPCAIPEPSAAPQDGFLLQPFEKEDQATQDQVEKEDGYDKVDKPEKTPRKMLSRDSSQDYTDSTGIDLHEFLVNTLKGNPRDRIMLLKLEQDILDFISNNESQKRKFPPMTSYHRMLLHRVAAYFGMDHNVDPSGKSVVINKTTNTRIPDQKFSEHIKDDRADDFQKRYILKRDNSSFDREDSTIRMRLKADKRSKSMEEREEEYQRARERIFAHDGDHFILDRSAQDEGACMSTQQRRQMFRLRAGRSGASRQSSSETETLPRHGEPRPWSSTDSSDSSNRLAPRPPITKASSFSGISPGLVRGDSTASSKSTGRLSKTGSESCSSVGSSSSSLSRPQLPLPVSAPSWSNIPGAPLIHIAADTRGSGHPEMIKSVPSQPPSATDATNFYVLPLEASGIPPGSVLVNPHTGKPFIHPDGSAVVYNPASVAPAAGRNPQQGKTPQQPIPVPTQQQPTNHLHPQPICPPLQLSSEPVHNPTVSYPLPPSQFLPICHNQQYTVPDALNAQFSHMTLAQQPPGNSGASAPDARHYPAVYHHHPSQMVLQGAPQQQQQIASYMVAGPSGGPPGVLQGQPVPTPGPNHTYPSSTSGPAAFSGSTLNQQLLQQHTYIHQPVQQMSACYCSSAHHPHCSSQQQHYRPPVNPLSYNCPQSQNLPQQQVHQAMMPNPASSYQTIVGMQPTSTVALTGNQQSNMGNQMQGMMVQYPPMQSYQVSVPQQTYQQPVFVSCQPGQAAVAVAGMQPCYSLLPPNQHTTMRYHLSSTVSFLPAQMMEQLQFPQTSSPCVSQQHPGQQYAGLLPPAHGSGMVMLQMTAPSCQHPRAPSPCQRKQPGHKHSGPEHQRSRRPAELPPPPDNTQSSLPLSPALTPLPGQPPSVKGLPSGISSIPVMANPHHHHHHHPPLPTAFCHSGQGEAHYSLLGQPLQYKPSIRPPLIHTAHMVAKHQGPLGVWRSGHGRKASRKSLSSDLSVGEAVSSQILDVTDPPEGISCTDSHHLLAELCKGSELIQRLSDHQPRLCNTTRDAPSGHLAPYSIFAMLPSRYAVPSTALHHSSPQATFKLRTSTRHKGELCDSDKAGS